A segment of the Candidatus Neomarinimicrobiota bacterium genome:
ACAATCGTGGTGGGCTCAATAAAGAATCCGACAGAATCGTCATAGCCGCCCCCGGTAATCAACTCTGCATCGTCTGATGCCTTCGCCCAGGCGATATACGAGGTGATGTTCTGAAACTCCTTCTCGCCAATAACGGCGTTCATGAGGTTGGTGAAATCTTCAACGTCTCCAATTTTGATGGATGCCACCTCTGTGACATACCGGTCTTTGAATTGTTCCCATTTCGATGTTGGGATATACGCCCGGGAGATAGCGGAGCACTTCTGTCCCTGGTATTCGAACGCGCCGCGGATCATTGCGGTCACCACCGCATCAATGTCTGCCGACTCATGGACAAGACAGAAATTCTTGCCACCCGTCTCACCTACAATTCTGGGATATCCATCATAGTTGTCGATGTTTTCCCCAACGGTTCGCCACATTCTCTGAAATGTGGCAGTGGAACCGGTGAAGTGGATGCCTGCGAGTTTTCTGTGCTTCGTGGGGATATCTCCCACGAGGCTTCCGGGCCCCGGAGCGAAATTGATCACGCCATCGGGCAGACCCGCTTCCATAAAGAGCTGCATGATACGATATGCAGGGTAGACAGCGTTGGAGGAAGGTTTCCAAACAACGGTATTCCCCATGAGGGCCGGTGAAGAGGGAAGATTACCGGCAATGGAAGCGAAATTGAACGGGGTAACG
Coding sequences within it:
- a CDS encoding aldehyde dehydrogenase family protein gives rise to the protein MSNSKSHVSQPTNEPVRAYGPGSMEREALRAKLKELRSTKIEIPLIIGGREIRTGALEKCIIPHNHQHTLATYHKAGEKEMEMAIEASQEAWRGWSTMPWESRVSLFRRMATLLSGPYRDLLNASAMLNMSKNVFQAEVDSACELIDFFNFNTWYAQEIYEQQPLYSPGGTWNRTEHRPLEGFVFAVTPFNFASIAGNLPSSPALMGNTVVWKPSSNAVYPAYRIMQLFMEAGLPDGVINFAPGPGSLVGDIPTKHRKLAGIHFTGSTATFQRMWRTVGENIDNYDGYPRIVGETGGKNFCLVHESADIDAVVTAMIRGAFEYQGQKCSAISRAYIPTSKWEQFKDRYVTEVASIKIGDVEDFTNLMNAVIGEKEFQNITSYIAWAKASDDAELITGGGYDDSVGFFIEPTTIV